The Alteribacter keqinensis DNA segment GTCCCCTGTATTTAGTGCTTCATCAAGGATCAAGATTTCCGGTTCAAGAAAAGCAGCTACACTAAAGCCCAGCCTTGCTTTCATACCACTAGAATAAGTTTTCATGGGTCTGTCAATAAAATCTCCCAAACCTGAAAACTCATGAATGTCTTCAATTGATTGGGTTATCTTTTCCTTTTTAATACCAATCATCATGCCATTCAAATAGATATTTTCTCTGCCTGTCAGCTCTTTATTGAATCCCATACCCAGCGAGAACAAAGCGGATACTCTACCGTCCGCTCTCACTTTTCCTTCATCAGGTTTAAGAATGCCCGACAAGAGCTTACAGAGAGTCGTTTTACCGGCTCCATTTGAACCGATAATACCTAAAATCTCTCCTTTATAACCTTCGAAATTAATATTTTTAAGTGGCCATACCGTCTTGTTGGATGACTTCCCTTTATTTTTGTCTTTACTAAAGAAGTCAATCACATGGGATTTATAGTCATCTTTACGAAAACCGGAATTAAAGGAGACTCCGAGGTTTTCAGCTCGTAGGACAACTTCTTTACGTTCATCGGCGAGTCTATCAACCATATTGTTTTTTAAAGACATAACGTTCCCTCATTTTATAAAGCTTTAATAATCTTGTGTTCGTTTTTACTATAGTGGTAAACCAACGTGCAAATAACAAGAGTTGAGATAACAGCAATAATAAGTAATCCAATAAAATGCGGATTGGATTGATACATGATTATTGCTCTATAAGATTCAATAATTGTAGCAACGGGATTTAACTGAACGAACAAAGCATATTGTTCAGGCAACTCTCTTCCCATCCAAATTATAGGTGAAGCATAAAAGAAAACCCTTAAAATATGAGATAGGATATTATCAATGTCTCTAATAAAAACGCAGATATATGCCACAAACAAACTGAGAGCTAATAGAAACAGTAATTGAACAAGGATTATAAAGGGTAAATATATAATTTGCCACCCTGGAACTACACCGAACACCGCCAAAAATACCGCTACGACGACTAATCCAAAAACAAAGTTAAAGCCTTGTGTAAAAGTCATTGATAAGGGAAATATCGACTTTGGTAAGTACACTTGGTTAATAATAGATGAATATTTCATAATTGATTTAGCTGAGGTAGTGACTGTTGTATTCATCCACCTCCATACAACCAGACCGATTACTAAATATACAGCATACTGAGCCTTGTCATCCCCACCTCGCCCTAAAACAATAGCAATTAGGAAAAAGTAAACTAAAACATTTAGTAGTGGATCGAGAAGCCACCAAAAATACCCAAGATAGCTGTTGCGATTTTCAGCTTTCAATCCTGATTTAACAAGATAAACCAAAAGATCTTTTCGTTTAATTAATTCCGTTAAGTAATTTCTCATAACCTTACCCGTACACCGCCAATCCTATTGTTCAATACTACAAATACTCTCTAAATTTATAGAGCAGAGTATTTCCTCACTTTAAAATAAAGATAATTCAAGAAGTACCACATGCTTTTAACGAGATTCAACTTTTCAACTTCTCTGTAAACCTTCCAGTTTTGCTTTGCCATTTTAATTTTATTACTGGAAACAGAACCTTCCACTACTCTATATTTAGACAGCGGCTTTTGAAGGCCTCGGGCTTTAAAGCCACGCTTGCACAAGTCAAGCCACAATACATAGTCTTGCCTGGTACGGATATCTATCATTTCTACGCACCCGGTTTTTTCTCTGTCAATCATAACAGTCAGGCAACCAATCATGTTTTCTTTTAGCAAGTCTTTATATGAAACACACTCTGGCACCTCGGTTACTTCACCTGTCTCTTTACCAGTTTCATCAATGAAAATATAATCCGTAAAGGAAAATGCCGCACCTTTTTCTTTCATAAAATCCAATTGTTTCTCGAGTTTCTCGGGAAGCCATTGGTCATCACTGTCAAGGAAAGCCAAATATTGACCTTTGCTCATCTTTATTGCTTCATTCCTAGCTACAGCTGCCCCACTGTTAGTGGGAAGTTGGGTCGCTCGAATGCGACCATCCCGGTTAGCGAATTTTTCTATGATGCCCAGTGTTTGATCAGTTGAGCAATCATCTACAATAATCATTTCCCAATCTTGAAAACTCTGAGCCATGACAGATTCAATGGTCTGCCCAATAAATCGTTCAGCATTATAAGCGGGGGTAATGACCGATACAAGCGGCCCCTCTTTCGATTTATAACTAGTCATACTTTCTCCCTACTTGTTTTCACCTAATTTTTTATACCAGTTAATTAACTTACGCTCTTCAGCTATCCAGTTCAGCTCATTAAGTACAGCCTTTCTTCCATTCTCACCCATCGTTTTAGCTCTTCTGGGATTTTCACGCAAGAACCGGATCGCATTCCTTATTTCATTTTTGTTATAAGGATCTACAGTAATGCCACAATCATATTTATCAATAAAATCTTTCCATACTGGAAAGTTGGAACAAATGATAGGCAATCCTGAAGTCATGTATTCAAAGAATTTGGTCAGTTCCTTCTTTTTAAAATGCTCAGAAGGAGGGAATGTAGCCAGCCCTGCGAGCCAGTTATATTCCATATAGGCATTATCAATTTCATTTTTAGGTACATACTTCTCTACACCTTTAATGAAAATTCCCTCTCCTTTTGCATTCTGTGCCATTTTATGAAAAAGAGCTTTTGAGCATTGTCCATAAAAGTGAACGGTAACGCTAGGTTCAAAGCCAGGAACAGCAGCATGAATAAGAGCCCCTCGGTCTTCCCTTACGTTACCTGTATAAATAAGTTTGTCCTCTACCGGCTTTACTTCAGAAGAAAGGAGTTGCTCGTTTAGTAAAGGATAATTAAGAATGCACGTTCCTCGCGGATACTTTTCTTTATAGTATTTTTCCGCAAGGCACAGCTCCATTGAACGGGACAAAGCTTTCTCCACGCCTTTGTAAACCTTACTTAACAACCACCTTAGAGGTTTGTTAAGGTAATTCCGCTGAACAATCCCTGTTTCATAGTCTTCGTGAATATCATATATGACAATGTTATTTCTTTTCTTAAGCAACCAGCCAACCGGAAGTAATTCAGGGTCGTGAAAATGGTAATAGTCCGCTTTGAGGCTTTTAGCCATTTTATAAGCCTTAATTGGAGACACCAACATGCTTACAAACCGGTTAGTATGTTTTTTAAATGTTTTAACTGGCACAGAATTCTCATGAGTGAGGTCTTCTGAATAAGGGGCGATAAGAGTTACCTTGTACCCGGCGTCATGCAGGGACATACATTGCTTGTAGTAGATCCTCGGATCTAACGGATGATGAACAGTTGTTATATGAACAACTTTTTTTGTTTCCGTCATTTCTTGCACCTCTAATATATTTAGTCGATATTATTTTGAAAGGGTTTCTATAAAGACTTGTTCGTATGTCTTTACAATTTTACGAGCATCAAAATCTGCCGCTCGCGTCATACCTTTTTCCTTTATCTTCTTTAAATCTTGCTGGTCTTTTCTTAGTATTTTCACTATATGGGATGCCATCTCTTCAGCATCACCGACTTCGCATAAATAACCATACTTTCCTTTATCAAGTACCTCTTCCGGACCTGATTTACAATTGGTAGAAACAACAGGAGTAGCGCATGCCAATGCCTCTGCTATAACATGACTAAAGCCCTCATGTAACGATGACAACACAAACAGGTCAGATTTGTGAAAATATTGATACGGATTACTTTGAAAACCTATGAAGTGCACTTTATCCTTAATACCTAATTCTTTGGCCATTGCTTGCAAAGGCTTTTCCAACGGTCCTTCACCAAGGATAATCAACCTGCTTGGTATCGATTCAACAACGTTTGAAAATGCCCGTAATAATGTTATCTGGTCTTTTTGTTCAACAAGCCTGCCTGCAGTAATAAGGATTTTTTCCTCAGGATCATATAAAGCCTCGTGAGAATCAGGCATTTTACCCGTCTCTATTTTCTCGTTAATTGCGGGGATATCTATGGGATTATAAACTACTTTAATGTCACTGGCTTTAAGTTTATATTGATTTACAAGATTTTGTTTTACTCCTTCAGACAAGGATACAACCTGGTTTGCACACTTATACACGAATCCAAAGGCTACTAATTGAACCTTTGTTAAAAAATCACCGCTTAAATTATCTGCTTCTCTCACAATACATCTTGCTTTTGTAAAGGAAAGACGGGTCGCAAGGACTGCAATGGTATTCACTCTCGGTATTGTGCTGAATACAAGGTTGATTTTTTCTTTCCTTATTATATTTGCCAATTTAAATACAGATCTACTAAGCCTCTTGGTATCCAGTTTAATGAACTTTACATCACTCTTTAACTCACCTTCGTAAGATCCGTTAAAGTTTAAGGTCACAAGTACAGGTTCAAATTTAGTACGATCGAGGTTATTAATAATATTAAGCAAGGTTCTGGCAGCTCCACCAGCTCCCATTTGGTATATAAAGAACAAGATTTTTATTTTTTTCATCTTTTTACGACAGCCTCTCTATCTAACTATTAAGTATACAGTTCACTATGTTAACAATATCAAATTATAACATAGTCAAAGCACAAACTTTGACTGTTATTTACTAGCATTAGCAAAGCTATGACCCTGAAAATAAGAAAAGATCACCCTTAAGGATGACCTTCTTGAAATAAACATTAATAATGAACCAAACGAAAACGTAAGCCCATTACGTAAACCACCAAACTTATACATCTTTGTTGGGGAGGATACAATAAACCCAATACTCGGATGGCATAGTTGGACCTTTGAGCATAGTGATGGGACCACCCAAAGTATTGAATCCGACTCTGATACCCCCTCAATAATTGTTGAAATGAGAGAACCACATAAAGTAGATGCATCTACAGATATTTCTTTTGAATTTGAAACCTTACCAAAAAATTATCAAGTAAGAGAATGGGATACTGAACATAATGTTTTAGGATCAAATATCGAATTACACCTTTCAATTCACAAGGGAAAAAGATTTTTGAAATTCTTGCTAGTTGGGAACAAGGTACTGCAAGTTATGTTTTTTACTTGGATATTGAATTTTCAATATTTATATCCTCCGGGTGAAAATGCACCAATTCATTTCCATATGACTGAGTAGTCCTAGCTAATAATCCTGCAAACTTTTGTGGTTTGCTGTTATTCCGTATATAACCGACATACATAGGTAAACACCCTCTTTTCTAATGCAATCTTTAATTTAAGCCCTCTTTCAACAAATTTTGCAACTGAATTATTACATAACCACCCTGAAAAATTGTTTTCAAATATACAATATATTTAATTGTATTATGTAACTACTCATAGATGTAATAAATTCAGAAGAGTTAAGTGAAAAAAAGATAATAGTTTCTTAGGATATCGAAAGGTTTGGTTTATTTTCTACGTGCATCAACTTTGTGAAGACTGACAATAGTACCCGGCCTAGAAATCGAAAAAACAAAAAAACAAGATTTTCATATACGCCTACCGTTATTCCTCTTTGAACCAACTCAAAATGCTCTCGGCCCATAATTGATGTCCCTCTTCATTTGGATACCCATGTTCCGCTATGTACTGCATGAGCTCTTCGTCATTATATGAGGGCCAATCCTGCCAGTGGTTTATATAAGGAATGGATGCTTCCTTAGCGTACAACCGGATTTCGGCCATATGATCCTGCAAATTTGCTGCATTCGGAATTGGTTGAGAGGGCTGGAGAATAATATAACTGTGGGGATTTCGTTCTTTAATTTCACCTATTAAATTACGGAGGTGGATGATGGCTTCATCCGTTCCAACACGGTAAAGGTTATTCCCCATTAACGGTTCTATTAAATAAATGTCTCCTTCAAGTGAGGCAACTTCTTTATGATGGTCATTAATAATAAAGTTCAGGCTGTGCATATCTCCATAGGAAGAAACGTGAAAATTAAAAAGGTCACCATAATAGTCATTTAATTCAGAAGCAACTGTATCTGTCCAAGGTAAGATCCCCTCGTCATGATAGTCTGTAATTGCCCCTGAACCGACACTTACAAAGGATAGTTTTGTATTGCTGGCATGAGCAGTAATCAGCATTTTACCTAATTCCTTCGGGAGCGGCGTTACAAGGGATTCCATATCAAGTTGGTTCTCATCACTATTAACGTTATCCGTGCTTTCTGAGTGTGAATTATCTTCTTCAACATTTGCTTCTTCTGAAACCATAGCCTCGGAAGCCTCTACCGAGATGTTCTGTAATTTCTTATCGTAATGGAGCTTGCCGAATAGAACTGTACCTATTGATAAAAGTATAATAAATGCAAAAACGGCTTTCTTCATAAATGTGACTCCTTTAGCTGCTTAATAATGTTTATTATACATCTAAAGTCTGTAGTGATCAGCAGTTTTTTCCAAATTATGAAAAATTGTGTTGAATCTATAAACGCTATGTCTATTCAAATAAAATTAATCAAACGTTTAATTAAGTTAATATTTTTCATTGCTTCATTGATGATCCAATACTTTTCCTGACTCTTTTTTACACTCATTTCTTGTTCTTCTAAAATACTAGATACTCTTTCCATCACATCGACAGCAGACTTGGAGTTATTCTTTAATTCTTTTGTGAATTTTGTCGACTGTTCAGCTAATTTTCTAATCATCTGCCACGACGAATAACCCGTACCAAAATCATCTGAAAATATGCCAACACCCATTTCGCTTTATTCATGAATTTTATTAAAAGCATCGGCTCTATTTTCCATTCATTTGAATCACTGAAATGTTAACGGAAATAAAGAACTATTCTCCCAAGTCCATTCCCCCATTTCTAGTAATATATTTATTTCCTGCACTCACTGATATTTGATTCTTCTTATTAAATATGAGAATATGCTCTTTGACTTCGTTTTGCAGGTTTTTTTAAACGTACCCATATTAGTCTGCAAATTAACTTTCTCAAGTAGTGCAATAAATTCATCCCCACAAAGTTGACGATCAGTGAATAGAAGGTTATTATCTTCGGATACGTCAAACGACATCACCAATCGTCATGGTTGGGGATGAAAGCAATCCGAGCTTCTTAGTCAACGTATTCTCTGCGAATTATCCGGCATCCACATTAAACATTTGTGCTATGGAATGGGTAAAGTGCTGTCACCTTTGGCGCAGTAACTCTATCAAACTTTATTGGAGGAGGAATTTAATAATGGATACAGCATTAAATGATAAAAAACAAAATAAAGCATCTAAGAAAGAATCTAGATTGACCCTGAGCGAATGGATGTTGAAAACGATCAAATTACATAAAAAAAGGACAATGAAAGATGCCACCATCGGCATTACGGTTATGGTGATTCTATTTGTAATCGGCATGGTGTAGGAAAATGATAAAAAGAAACCGTATCATTATCATCAGCAGCTTAATTGTCACCCTATTCATATTTCTGGTCCTGTTTTTGCAGAATACTGATGAGATAAACCACCGTCAGTCAGAAGACTTTTCATTAAATGATACAAAAACGGATAAAGAAGATGGCTCATATGGTGTGACATCGGATAGTGAAATTGCGACGGAAGTAGGAATGAAGGTGTTGGAACAGGGCGGCAATGCCGTTGATGCGGCCGTTGCCGTAAGTTATGCACTGGGCGTTGCAGAGCCGCATGGATCAGGGATTGGCGGGGGAGGAACGATGCTTATCCACCCTCAAAAAGGCAGCGATCATTCCCCTGTCGTTTACGATTACAGAGAGACAGCACCCAGCTCAAAAAGCGTTCCTGAAAGCGGAACAGGAGTGCCCGGCTTTGTGGCAGGGATGAATCGTGTCCATGATGACTTCGGCACAATGAAAATGGAACAGCTTATTGA contains these protein-coding regions:
- a CDS encoding ABC transporter permease, which translates into the protein MRNYLTELIKRKDLLVYLVKSGLKAENRNSYLGYFWWLLDPLLNVLVYFFLIAIVLGRGGDDKAQYAVYLVIGLVVWRWMNTTVTTSAKSIMKYSSIINQVYLPKSIFPLSMTFTQGFNFVFGLVVVAVFLAVFGVVPGWQIIYLPFIILVQLLFLLALSLFVAYICVFIRDIDNILSHILRVFFYASPIIWMGRELPEQYALFVQLNPVATIIESYRAIIMYQSNPHFIGLLIIAVISTLVICTLVYHYSKNEHKIIKAL
- a CDS encoding glycosyltransferase family 2 protein gives rise to the protein MTSYKSKEGPLVSVITPAYNAERFIGQTIESVMAQSFQDWEMIIVDDCSTDQTLGIIEKFANRDGRIRATQLPTNSGAAVARNEAIKMSKGQYLAFLDSDDQWLPEKLEKQLDFMKEKGAAFSFTDYIFIDETGKETGEVTEVPECVSYKDLLKENMIGCLTVMIDREKTGCVEMIDIRTRQDYVLWLDLCKRGFKARGLQKPLSKYRVVEGSVSSNKIKMAKQNWKVYREVEKLNLVKSMWYFLNYLYFKVRKYSAL
- a CDS encoding glycosyltransferase; this translates as MTETKKVVHITTVHHPLDPRIYYKQCMSLHDAGYKVTLIAPYSEDLTHENSVPVKTFKKHTNRFVSMLVSPIKAYKMAKSLKADYYHFHDPELLPVGWLLKKRNNIVIYDIHEDYETGIVQRNYLNKPLRWLLSKVYKGVEKALSRSMELCLAEKYYKEKYPRGTCILNYPLLNEQLLSSEVKPVEDKLIYTGNVREDRGALIHAAVPGFEPSVTVHFYGQCSKALFHKMAQNAKGEGIFIKGVEKYVPKNEIDNAYMEYNWLAGLATFPPSEHFKKKELTKFFEYMTSGLPIICSNFPVWKDFIDKYDCGITVDPYNKNEIRNAIRFLRENPRRAKTMGENGRKAVLNELNWIAEERKLINWYKKLGENK
- a CDS encoding glycosyltransferase, yielding MKKIKILFFIYQMGAGGAARTLLNIINNLDRTKFEPVLVTLNFNGSYEGELKSDVKFIKLDTKRLSRSVFKLANIIRKEKINLVFSTIPRVNTIAVLATRLSFTKARCIVREADNLSGDFLTKVQLVAFGFVYKCANQVVSLSEGVKQNLVNQYKLKASDIKVVYNPIDIPAINEKIETGKMPDSHEALYDPEEKILITAGRLVEQKDQITLLRAFSNVVESIPSRLIILGEGPLEKPLQAMAKELGIKDKVHFIGFQSNPYQYFHKSDLFVLSSLHEGFSHVIAEALACATPVVSTNCKSGPEEVLDKGKYGYLCEVGDAEEMASHIVKILRKDQQDLKKIKEKGMTRAADFDARKIVKTYEQVFIETLSK
- a CDS encoding SGNH/GDSL hydrolase family protein, with amino-acid sequence MKKAVFAFIILLSIGTVLFGKLHYDKKLQNISVEASEAMVSEEANVEEDNSHSESTDNVNSDENQLDMESLVTPLPKELGKMLITAHASNTKLSFVSVGSGAITDYHDEGILPWTDTVASELNDYYGDLFNFHVSSYGDMHSLNFIINDHHKEVASLEGDIYLIEPLMGNNLYRVGTDEAIIHLRNLIGEIKERNPHSYIILQPSQPIPNAANLQDHMAEIRLYAKEASIPYINHWQDWPSYNDEELMQYIAEHGYPNEEGHQLWAESILSWFKEE